In Bacteriovorax stolpii, a single genomic region encodes these proteins:
- a CDS encoding glutathione peroxidase, whose amino-acid sequence MAKSIYDFEVIDINGKSQSLKQYEGKTLLIVNVASKCGFTPQYTELEQIYKEYKDQGLEILAFPCNQFGAQEPGDAEEIKKFCSLTYDVSFPLFAKVDVNGKSTAPVYSYLKESLPGILGTQAIKWNFTKFLVNKEGQPVERYAPNDKPGEILKDIKKIL is encoded by the coding sequence ATGGCGAAGTCTATTTATGATTTTGAGGTTATTGATATCAACGGAAAGTCTCAGTCTCTTAAACAATACGAGGGAAAAACTCTACTTATTGTCAATGTAGCTTCAAAGTGTGGCTTTACACCTCAGTACACAGAACTGGAGCAAATTTACAAAGAATACAAAGATCAGGGTCTCGAAATTCTTGCTTTTCCATGCAATCAGTTCGGAGCACAGGAACCAGGGGACGCAGAAGAAATTAAAAAGTTCTGTTCTCTCACATATGATGTAAGTTTCCCCCTCTTCGCGAAAGTAGACGTCAACGGCAAGAGCACGGCCCCTGTTTATTCTTATTTAAAAGAATCTCTTCCAGGAATTCTTGGCACCCAGGCCATCAAGTGGAATTTTACGAAATTCCTGGTTAATAAAGAAGGCCAGCCGGTGGAAAGATACGCTCCGAATGACAAACCAGGTGAAATTTTAAAAGATATTAAAAAGATTCTCTAA
- a CDS encoding RluA family pseudouridine synthase — translation MGLFIFGTTVTEQTSRPFTVKKSVKEGDPLVMIDFLEKHTKLSKSVLKKVLNNGGVWLRKLNNSKRLRTRRATAELTNESHVEFFFDPRYLSLEVPESREVLAQKEWGIWYKPPGLLSQGTDFGDHCSILRQVEKAKGKAYLIHRLDREAHGLMVFAYTHHAAGSLSKLWQNSDVEKFYKVEVVGNIQKRYPSGGEIKFQIDGKNAYTTFTILEQKEHTAILLVQIHTGRLHQIRRHFEELGYPVLGDPKYGTGNKNSEGIRLMAYQLKFTDPLSKKAINFELSDVAF, via the coding sequence ATGGGCCTTTTTATTTTTGGGACGACAGTGACAGAACAAACCAGCAGACCATTTACCGTTAAAAAAAGTGTGAAAGAGGGCGACCCTCTTGTCATGATCGACTTCCTGGAAAAACACACCAAACTTTCAAAGAGTGTTTTAAAGAAAGTTCTCAATAACGGCGGAGTCTGGTTAAGAAAACTCAACAACTCAAAGAGATTAAGAACCAGAAGAGCGACAGCTGAGCTCACTAATGAATCCCATGTAGAATTCTTTTTTGATCCTCGTTACCTTTCTTTAGAAGTTCCAGAGTCGCGCGAAGTTTTAGCACAGAAAGAATGGGGGATTTGGTACAAGCCACCAGGTCTTCTTTCTCAGGGGACAGACTTTGGTGATCATTGCAGTATTTTAAGACAAGTTGAGAAGGCCAAAGGGAAAGCTTACCTGATTCACAGATTGGACCGCGAAGCACACGGACTGATGGTTTTTGCTTACACTCATCATGCGGCCGGCTCACTTTCAAAGTTGTGGCAAAATAGTGACGTCGAAAAATTTTATAAAGTTGAAGTCGTAGGAAATATCCAAAAAAGATACCCATCAGGCGGCGAAATTAAATTCCAGATTGATGGGAAAAATGCTTACACTACGTTTACTATCCTGGAACAAAAAGAGCACACGGCGATTCTTTTAGTGCAAATTCATACGGGAAGACTCCACCAGATCAGGCGTCACTTCGAAGAGCTGGGTTATCCGGTTTTAGGCGATCCAAAATACGGAACAGGAAATAAAAATAGTGAAGGTATCCGTTTGATGGCCTACCAGCTAAAATTCACTGATCCACTTTCAAAGAAAGCGATTAATTTTGAATTGTCAGACGTAGCTTTCTAA
- a CDS encoding SxtJ family membrane protein → MQKTNNAPTAHELRVFSLIVAIGFSVLGWVIPTLRGKDIHVPLLLVAGLVFVFGMATPKLMVKPREIWIKIGNVLGKINSTIIFTVIYFTVFAGVGLIFRIIKRDRLFTRFKSVKSTLVMKNEISPFTDPF, encoded by the coding sequence ATGCAGAAGACTAATAATGCGCCAACAGCTCATGAGCTAAGAGTCTTTTCACTGATTGTAGCGATTGGTTTTAGCGTTTTAGGTTGGGTTATTCCCACTCTTAGAGGAAAAGACATTCATGTGCCGCTTCTTTTGGTCGCGGGACTGGTTTTTGTTTTTGGAATGGCCACACCTAAACTGATGGTGAAGCCCCGTGAGATCTGGATTAAAATCGGAAACGTTCTGGGAAAGATCAACAGCACTATTATATTCACCGTGATCTACTTCACTGTCTTTGCGGGAGTGGGATTGATTTTTCGAATCATTAAAAGAGACAGGCTCTTCACCAGGTTTAAGAGCGTAAAGAGCACTCTCGTTATGAAAAACGAGATTTCACCTTTTACTGATCCTTTCTAA
- a CDS encoding S8 family peptidase yields MNSKLLVVSLFSLVFSFSAHATPFNGYIVKVKKGSNFLSSKAISTYGQVTKTADTGFGTFARLETNQGLSDKAMQTLANNPDIEYIEPNYIISLESVKGEAPKDASFSKQWGLSNNGKNGGIFSPGVAGEDINAMKAWDITKGATGDKTIKIAVIDTGVEYTHPDLKAQMDVNLAELNGKPGVDDDGNGYVDDIYGYDFANKDGDPADGHGHGTHCAGVIGASHNNIGVAGVMANVKIVGIKFLSDKGSGETIDAIAAIDYAIKRGVNVMSNSWGGGDKEQSLLDAITAAEQAGITFVAAAGNESNNNDSTPSYPANYDVSNVISVGSYTSAGARSSFSNYGLKTVHVTAPGSTILSTYKGSYANLSGTSMATPHVSGVVGLLLSKEPGLTPAEIRERLIRTSTQTTKLKSSSLSGGRVDAYRALMNN; encoded by the coding sequence ATGAATTCGAAACTTTTAGTTGTTTCATTATTCTCGCTCGTTTTCTCTTTCTCTGCTCACGCGACACCATTTAACGGTTACATCGTAAAAGTTAAAAAAGGTTCAAACTTTTTATCAAGCAAAGCGATCTCAACTTACGGACAAGTGACAAAAACTGCTGATACAGGATTTGGAACATTTGCTCGCCTGGAAACTAATCAAGGTCTCTCAGATAAAGCGATGCAGACACTTGCTAACAACCCGGACATCGAATACATCGAGCCGAACTACATTATTTCGCTTGAGAGTGTAAAAGGGGAAGCTCCAAAGGACGCCTCTTTTTCTAAGCAATGGGGTCTCTCTAACAACGGTAAAAATGGCGGGATCTTCTCTCCGGGTGTTGCTGGTGAAGATATCAATGCGATGAAGGCATGGGACATCACAAAAGGTGCAACAGGCGATAAGACAATCAAGATCGCAGTTATCGATACAGGTGTTGAATACACTCACCCAGATTTAAAAGCTCAAATGGACGTTAACCTTGCTGAGCTTAACGGAAAACCGGGTGTTGATGATGACGGAAACGGGTACGTCGATGATATTTACGGATACGATTTCGCTAATAAAGACGGTGACCCGGCCGATGGACATGGACACGGGACTCACTGTGCAGGTGTTATCGGTGCCAGCCACAACAACATCGGTGTTGCGGGTGTGATGGCCAACGTAAAAATCGTAGGGATTAAATTTCTTTCAGACAAAGGTTCTGGAGAAACAATCGATGCTATCGCAGCTATCGACTACGCTATTAAAAGAGGCGTAAATGTTATGTCGAACTCATGGGGTGGTGGAGATAAAGAACAATCACTTCTTGATGCAATCACAGCAGCTGAGCAAGCGGGCATTACTTTTGTTGCGGCAGCAGGAAATGAGTCAAACAATAACGATTCAACTCCAAGCTACCCGGCAAACTACGACGTTTCAAACGTCATTTCAGTAGGGTCTTATACATCTGCTGGAGCGAGATCAAGTTTCTCTAACTACGGGCTAAAGACTGTTCACGTAACAGCTCCAGGCTCGACGATCCTTTCAACTTACAAAGGCTCATACGCTAACCTTTCAGGAACTTCGATGGCCACTCCACACGTTTCTGGGGTTGTAGGGCTTCTTCTTTCAAAAGAACCGGGACTTACACCTGCTGAAATCAGAGAAAGACTGATTAGAACGTCAACTCAGACGACTAAACTAAAGTCTTCTTCACTGTCTGGCGGGCGTGTAGATGCTTACCGTGCTCTAATGAACAACTAG
- a CDS encoding TIGR01777 family oxidoreductase yields the protein MKILITGATGFVGTRLSEKLLNEGHELHILSRNTSHLPPVFNHPNVKAFSWQDTSTPPPVESISGINGVINLMGENIAAKRWSDEQKKKLHSSRVESTIQLTSVINQNRSTPLDFFISSSAVGIYPVNTNEALTEDSKLANNFLASLCKDWEAAAHTLKNCKRTVIVRTAVVLEAHGGALAKMLPPFKLGLGGPIGTGDHVMSWIHLDDLVDLYVKAAADDRYSGIYNGSTSHPVDNFHFTKALGDALHRPTLIPVPAAALKIAFGEMSSVILDSQAVVSKRLPEAGFTFQYPTIEAAFAKMFDKK from the coding sequence ATGAAAATACTAATCACCGGTGCCACAGGCTTTGTCGGGACGAGACTAAGCGAGAAGCTCCTTAATGAAGGGCACGAGCTGCATATCCTCTCACGAAATACCTCCCACCTGCCCCCTGTTTTTAATCACCCAAATGTAAAGGCCTTCTCATGGCAAGACACTTCAACACCTCCCCCAGTTGAAAGCATCTCCGGAATAAATGGAGTGATCAACCTAATGGGTGAAAACATCGCGGCAAAACGCTGGAGTGATGAGCAAAAAAAGAAACTCCACTCATCACGGGTCGAGTCAACAATCCAGTTAACAAGCGTCATTAACCAGAACCGTAGCACCCCATTGGACTTTTTTATTTCATCCTCTGCTGTAGGAATTTACCCCGTTAACACTAACGAAGCTCTTACAGAGGATTCAAAGCTGGCCAACAACTTCCTGGCCTCCCTTTGCAAAGACTGGGAAGCCGCCGCCCATACGTTGAAAAATTGCAAGCGCACAGTTATTGTCCGCACGGCCGTCGTCCTTGAAGCTCACGGAGGTGCCCTGGCAAAAATGCTTCCTCCCTTCAAACTAGGCCTGGGAGGCCCTATCGGAACGGGCGATCACGTCATGAGTTGGATTCATCTTGATGACCTTGTGGACCTCTATGTAAAGGCCGCCGCAGACGATCGCTATAGTGGCATCTATAATGGCTCTACTTCTCACCCGGTCGATAATTTTCATTTCACCAAGGCCCTGGGCGATGCTCTTCATAGGCCGACACTAATACCAGTTCCGGCGGCTGCACTTAAAATTGCTTTCGGAGAGATGTCTTCTGTTATTTTGGACTCACAGGCCGTGGTTTCAAAAAGGCTTCCTGAGGCAGGCTTTACTTTCCAATACCCGACAATAGAAGCGGCCTTTGCAAAAATGTTCGACAAAAAGTAG
- a CDS encoding MATE family efflux transporter: MSLRKNIATAKEILIFSLPIIAGQIGQMLFGVGDIMVAGRYSSLAVASIGVAATIFSPFLMIGVGILLCTGPLASQLKGEGKKDPTLLFNAYYVSFFLSLILSTILFFADLYIGYFKLTPEIVPHVITFLQITSISLFPAFVFQATKDYLQAQGHTYAPNAIILFYNVVNVFLNIFFMFGYGSFGGFGIKGAAIATLLCRFLMAITVFIYMKSVTEFKAQQNMESIRKILKLGTPIAFALLCEVLIFSVVTVLVGGMSLVAGAAQSLVINITSLTFMVPLALGGAISVLVGEQFGKKSLEGIIRYSLGSITLVLVLQVIFATIYLLIPNQVMGLATLDEPVILYGSALLFWVGIFQIPDGVQVVLSGVMRGLNETKIPMILGLISYWVIGLPIGAYLAYKNGMEARGLWIGLAIGLTCMCVFLIAFYRNRIRKLRLTIQN, encoded by the coding sequence ATGTCACTAAGAAAAAATATCGCCACAGCTAAAGAAATTTTGATTTTCTCCTTGCCAATTATCGCAGGTCAGATCGGACAAATGTTGTTTGGTGTAGGTGATATCATGGTGGCCGGGCGCTACTCCAGCCTGGCCGTAGCCTCTATAGGTGTGGCCGCGACGATTTTCTCCCCTTTCTTAATGATTGGCGTGGGGATCCTCCTTTGCACCGGACCTCTGGCCTCACAACTTAAAGGTGAAGGAAAAAAAGACCCAACTCTCCTTTTTAATGCTTATTATGTGAGTTTTTTTCTCTCACTCATTCTGAGCACGATTCTTTTTTTCGCCGATCTTTATATCGGTTACTTTAAACTGACTCCGGAAATTGTTCCTCATGTGATCACATTCCTGCAAATCACATCGATCTCACTTTTCCCGGCCTTTGTTTTTCAGGCAACAAAAGATTATTTACAGGCCCAGGGGCACACCTATGCGCCTAACGCGATTATTCTTTTCTACAATGTCGTTAACGTCTTTTTAAATATTTTCTTCATGTTTGGTTATGGCAGCTTTGGGGGCTTCGGCATCAAAGGAGCGGCCATCGCGACTCTACTGTGTCGCTTTCTTATGGCCATCACTGTTTTTATTTACATGAAGTCTGTGACTGAATTTAAAGCTCAACAGAACATGGAATCTATCAGAAAAATTTTAAAGCTCGGAACTCCGATTGCTTTTGCTCTTTTATGTGAAGTCTTGATTTTTTCTGTGGTCACTGTTTTAGTTGGTGGAATGAGCCTGGTGGCCGGAGCTGCTCAAAGCTTAGTTATCAATATAACCTCCCTGACCTTTATGGTTCCACTAGCACTTGGTGGCGCTATTTCAGTTTTAGTCGGTGAGCAATTTGGAAAAAAATCGCTTGAAGGAATTATCCGCTACAGCCTGGGCTCCATTACCCTTGTCTTGGTTCTTCAGGTTATCTTCGCCACCATTTATCTCTTAATTCCCAACCAGGTCATGGGATTGGCCACTTTAGATGAACCGGTTATTTTATACGGAAGCGCACTTTTATTCTGGGTAGGAATTTTTCAAATCCCGGATGGTGTGCAGGTGGTTTTATCGGGTGTCATGAGAGGGCTTAACGAAACTAAAATACCGATGATCTTGGGACTTATTTCCTACTGGGTAATCGGTCTTCCAATTGGAGCATACCTTGCCTACAAAAATGGCATGGAGGCACGCGGCCTTTGGATCGGTCTTGCGATCGGTCTGACATGTATGTGTGTTTTCCTGATTGCTTTCTACCGCAATAGAATTAGAAAGCTACGTCTGACAATTCAAAATTAA
- a CDS encoding ABC transporter ATP-binding protein, which produces MDIIQIKDISKSYGLDFSLQNVSLNVQKGKIFSLLGPNGAGKTTLVKLMLNLLHSDSGTIEINGLSVSDKNSRMGIAFIPEKFNFFPFYTARGVLEFFGKMKGIEGAELTSQVNAALAELQISELAERKLSKMSKGQVQRVGLASILIGNNDLIILDEPFSGLDPIGIRDLKEIIRKLKGQGKTLFINSHILLEMEQLCDEIAILNKGQVLFAGSVPSVLEKEKSLDDFFYKIVNGARA; this is translated from the coding sequence ATGGATATTATTCAGATCAAAGATATTTCCAAGTCCTATGGACTGGATTTTTCACTTCAAAATGTAAGTCTTAATGTTCAGAAAGGTAAAATCTTTTCGCTTCTTGGACCTAACGGCGCGGGTAAAACCACACTTGTAAAGTTGATGCTTAATCTACTGCACAGCGACTCGGGAACAATTGAAATCAACGGCCTTTCTGTGAGCGATAAAAACTCCAGAATGGGCATTGCTTTTATTCCGGAAAAATTTAATTTTTTTCCATTTTACACAGCTCGCGGAGTCTTGGAGTTTTTTGGAAAGATGAAAGGGATCGAAGGAGCAGAGCTTACTTCTCAAGTGAATGCGGCCCTGGCCGAACTTCAAATTTCAGAGCTGGCAGAAAGAAAACTTTCAAAAATGTCTAAAGGACAAGTGCAGAGAGTGGGGCTGGCAAGTATCCTGATTGGCAATAACGACCTCATCATTCTTGATGAACCTTTTTCTGGTCTTGACCCAATCGGGATTAGAGATTTAAAAGAGATCATCAGAAAATTAAAAGGGCAGGGAAAAACTCTCTTTATCAACTCTCACATTCTTTTAGAGATGGAGCAGCTTTGTGATGAGATTGCTATTTTAAATAAAGGGCAAGTCTTATTTGCCGGATCTGTTCCATCAGTTCTGGAAAAAGAAAAATCACTGGATGACTTCTTCTATAAGATTGTTAACGGAGCAAGAGCTTAA
- a CDS encoding MerR family transcriptional regulator — MASKLSGVGVHTIRAWEKRYKALVPIRDASGHRTYSKTDVEKLQLLSELCLLGYTISKVAPLSIPELKELLIDLGRSEASLEQGDFNLVNEAKPSIDSSQSMAILTFALKSYKLDIISLELTKLKQTLSPRDFALDILLPLYRLKQECVSSGEYTSIQAEALRSLLRFHLGHHLFHSPAKEKSKVHILISGMEGDMQDIELGIMGLLCSHYGLPFTYLGADISYEALSEVAKALEISTVILGPTNVLAQLGKGHFQNYVEKLLMKLNPAVELIVAGKSELEMEKISSKRLHIFKTIDAVDEYLSNIVY, encoded by the coding sequence ATGGCGTCTAAGCTCTCGGGGGTTGGTGTCCATACAATCAGGGCCTGGGAAAAGCGCTATAAGGCGCTTGTGCCCATCCGTGATGCCTCGGGGCACAGGACCTATTCAAAGACAGATGTTGAAAAGCTGCAGCTTTTAAGTGAATTGTGTTTGCTTGGCTACACTATTTCAAAAGTGGCCCCTTTATCCATTCCAGAACTCAAAGAATTACTCATTGACCTGGGTAGGTCTGAGGCAAGTCTTGAGCAGGGGGATTTCAATTTAGTCAACGAAGCGAAGCCATCAATTGACTCTTCACAGTCAATGGCCATTTTAACTTTTGCTTTAAAAAGTTATAAACTAGACATCATTTCACTGGAGCTCACGAAGCTCAAGCAGACACTTTCGCCGCGTGATTTTGCTCTGGACATATTATTGCCTCTTTACCGCTTAAAACAGGAGTGTGTTTCTTCAGGGGAGTACACCTCGATCCAAGCAGAGGCCCTGCGTTCACTTTTAAGATTTCATTTAGGGCATCATTTATTTCATTCACCGGCCAAAGAAAAAAGCAAAGTGCATATTCTCATCAGTGGAATGGAAGGAGACATGCAGGATATCGAGCTGGGAATCATGGGACTGTTATGCAGTCATTATGGACTCCCTTTTACATACCTGGGAGCAGATATTAGTTATGAAGCTCTTAGTGAAGTAGCAAAGGCACTTGAAATAAGCACTGTCATTCTTGGGCCGACTAATGTGCTGGCGCAATTAGGAAAAGGGCATTTCCAAAATTATGTTGAAAAACTTTTGATGAAATTAAATCCTGCTGTTGAGTTAATTGTGGCAGGAAAATCTGAGCTTGAAATGGAAAAGATCTCATCAAAGCGTCTTCATATTTTTAAAACCATCGACGCTGTTGATGAGTATCTTTCAAATATTGTTTATTAG
- a CDS encoding cryptochrome/photolyase family protein — MKKSLVWLRRDLRLHDHYALSESLKNSDETYVAFIFDSNILEKLHNKNDSRVTFIMDSLKEIESVLNKHGSSLIVRYGNPVEEIPKIIEDFKIEALFFNRDYEPYAKERDQKVEKDLFKKGIHVFNYKDHVFFEKKEVLNGQQEIYKVFTPYKNKWLEIFHAQESRVPEYKGDLKKLAPYKNSKNILEHNWYYDICFVETESALKGGALEAQRRLKDFKNRIEDYKTARDVPSIDGTSLLSPYIRMGNLSIRDMIRASIEKKSEGHQTWLSEIIWRDFYQMILDAYPGVDTHCFRTEYDQIKWLGKKEDFEKWCNGETGYPLVDAAMRCLNTTGMMHNRLRMVVASFLTKTLLIDWRWGERYFAEKLLDYDMAANNGGWQWSASTGVDAQPYFRIFNPYNQSEKFDPKGDYIKMWCPELAGFSSKTIHHPHDSTPLEQAAAGCFVGKDYPHPIVAYKEQRERALSMYKAVK; from the coding sequence ATGAAAAAGTCCCTTGTTTGGTTAAGACGCGATTTAAGACTTCATGATCACTACGCTCTTTCGGAGTCACTGAAGAATTCAGATGAGACTTATGTTGCTTTTATTTTTGATAGCAATATTCTGGAAAAACTTCACAACAAAAATGACTCCAGAGTCACTTTCATTATGGACTCGCTAAAAGAGATTGAATCCGTTTTAAACAAACACGGCTCAAGCCTCATTGTCCGCTACGGAAATCCAGTAGAGGAAATTCCCAAAATTATCGAAGATTTTAAAATTGAGGCCCTGTTTTTCAACCGCGACTATGAGCCTTACGCCAAAGAGCGAGATCAAAAAGTAGAAAAAGACTTATTCAAAAAAGGCATCCACGTTTTTAATTATAAAGATCATGTCTTTTTCGAGAAAAAAGAGGTGCTCAACGGTCAGCAGGAAATTTATAAAGTTTTTACTCCTTATAAAAATAAATGGCTGGAGATTTTTCACGCTCAAGAATCCCGCGTCCCGGAATATAAAGGCGACTTAAAAAAACTGGCCCCTTATAAAAACTCCAAGAACATTCTGGAACATAACTGGTACTACGATATTTGTTTTGTGGAAACTGAATCCGCTTTAAAAGGTGGAGCACTGGAAGCACAAAGACGTCTTAAAGATTTTAAAAACCGCATTGAAGATTATAAAACGGCAAGAGATGTTCCTTCTATTGACGGAACTTCTCTTTTGTCACCCTACATTCGCATGGGCAATCTTTCTATCCGCGATATGATCCGGGCCTCTATAGAAAAAAAATCCGAAGGCCATCAAACCTGGCTTTCAGAAATTATCTGGCGCGATTTCTATCAGATGATCCTCGACGCTTACCCTGGAGTAGACACTCACTGCTTTAGAACCGAGTATGATCAAATCAAGTGGTTAGGAAAAAAAGAAGATTTTGAAAAATGGTGTAATGGAGAAACCGGTTACCCGTTAGTCGATGCGGCCATGAGGTGTTTAAACACCACCGGAATGATGCATAATCGATTGCGTATGGTTGTGGCCTCATTTTTAACTAAAACTCTTTTAATCGACTGGCGATGGGGTGAGCGATACTTCGCTGAAAAACTTCTCGATTACGACATGGCGGCCAACAATGGAGGTTGGCAATGGAGTGCTTCAACAGGTGTCGATGCCCAGCCTTACTTCAGGATCTTTAATCCTTATAACCAATCTGAAAAATTTGATCCTAAAGGTGATTACATCAAAATGTGGTGTCCGGAGCTTGCTGGGTTTTCCAGCAAAACAATCCATCACCCGCACGATTCTACTCCACTGGAACAGGCCGCAGCTGGATGTTTTGTTGGCAAAGATTATCCTCACCCAATCGTTGCCTATAAAGAGCAACGAGAACGTGCACTCTCGATGTATAAAGCGGTAAAATAA
- a CDS encoding carbamoyltransferase family protein, which translates to MYILGISCFYHDSAAVLLKDGEILAAVEEERFTRKKHDSAFPEQSILFCLSTAGIGLGDIDSIVFYDKPILKFDRLLETYFASAPKGLKSFLHAIPIWLKEKIYFKKMLKDGLKNISDEKKHPPVYFSEHHLSHAASAFFPSPYEDAAILCIDGVGEWASSSAWVGSKNEIKPLFEIQFPHSLGLFYSTFTGYLGFKVNSGEYKMMGLAPYGKPIYKDLILKELIALFPDGSFQLNLKYFSFTSESGMFTEDFCKLFNHTQRKSEEKLLEFHKDMAASVQAVTEEVVLHLARAVKNLSGKKNLVMAGGVALNCVANGILVKSGLFDKVWVQPASGDSGGALGCALAFYHLHLKKERVISANFQKGSMLGPSFSNEEIKKLLIKYHFSFHEFPDSSSLDEVLVKDHLVKEKVVGFFQGRMEFGPRALGCRSIIGDARDTKMQSVMNLKIKKRESFRPFAPIVLKENVEEYFDWKASDESPYMLFTAPTKSKELPATTHVDGSARLQVIDKNIHPRVHALISAFKKETGCAVLINTSFNVRGEPIVCTPFEALKCFMTTDMDTLVLENFIIAKEKQPEVVMKAKWESAYAED; encoded by the coding sequence TTGTATATTCTTGGCATCTCATGTTTCTACCACGACAGCGCCGCCGTCTTACTCAAAGACGGTGAGATCCTTGCTGCCGTTGAAGAAGAGCGCTTCACTAGAAAAAAACACGACAGCGCCTTTCCTGAGCAGTCAATCCTCTTTTGCCTGAGCACGGCAGGAATTGGGTTGGGCGATATTGACTCCATCGTCTTCTACGACAAACCCATTTTAAAATTTGACCGTTTATTAGAAACGTATTTTGCCAGCGCCCCAAAAGGGCTGAAGTCGTTTCTTCACGCCATTCCTATCTGGCTTAAAGAGAAAATCTATTTTAAGAAAATGCTTAAAGATGGATTAAAAAATATCTCAGATGAGAAAAAGCATCCTCCGGTTTATTTCAGCGAGCACCATCTCTCTCATGCGGCTTCTGCTTTTTTCCCATCACCTTACGAAGATGCGGCCATTTTATGTATCGACGGTGTTGGTGAGTGGGCGAGCTCAAGTGCTTGGGTTGGATCAAAAAACGAGATTAAACCTCTTTTTGAAATCCAGTTCCCGCATTCACTGGGATTATTTTATTCAACCTTCACTGGCTACTTAGGTTTCAAGGTGAATTCCGGCGAATACAAAATGATGGGCCTTGCTCCGTATGGAAAACCCATCTACAAAGATTTAATTCTTAAAGAGCTGATCGCACTTTTTCCCGATGGGAGTTTCCAGCTCAATTTAAAATATTTTAGCTTCACTAGCGAAAGTGGAATGTTTACAGAGGATTTTTGTAAGCTCTTTAACCACACTCAGAGAAAATCAGAAGAAAAGCTCTTAGAGTTCCATAAGGACATGGCCGCTTCTGTCCAGGCAGTGACAGAAGAAGTTGTTCTTCATCTGGCCCGTGCAGTGAAAAATCTTTCAGGAAAAAAAAATCTCGTCATGGCCGGAGGGGTGGCCCTTAATTGTGTGGCCAACGGAATCCTGGTGAAGTCAGGACTTTTTGATAAGGTTTGGGTGCAACCCGCCTCAGGAGATTCAGGTGGGGCCCTGGGGTGTGCTCTGGCCTTCTATCACTTGCACTTGAAAAAAGAGCGTGTGATCTCGGCGAACTTTCAAAAGGGTTCAATGCTTGGACCGAGCTTTTCTAATGAAGAGATTAAAAAGCTTTTAATAAAATATCATTTTTCATTCCATGAATTCCCAGACAGCTCGTCCTTGGATGAAGTGCTGGTAAAAGATCATTTAGTGAAAGAAAAAGTTGTAGGCTTTTTTCAGGGAAGAATGGAGTTTGGACCACGTGCTTTAGGTTGCCGTTCAATTATCGGCGATGCCCGCGACACGAAAATGCAATCGGTAATGAACTTAAAAATTAAAAAGCGTGAATCTTTTCGCCCTTTTGCCCCGATTGTTTTAAAAGAAAATGTCGAAGAGTATTTTGACTGGAAGGCCTCTGATGAGAGCCCTTATATGCTTTTTACAGCACCGACCAAATCTAAAGAGCTTCCGGCCACGACTCACGTGGATGGATCGGCCAGACTTCAGGTGATTGATAAGAATATTCACCCGCGAGTTCACGCTTTAATTTCTGCCTTTAAAAAAGAAACCGGATGCGCAGTTCTTATCAACACTTCTTTTAATGTAAGAGGTGAGCCGATCGTGTGCACGCCTTTTGAAGCTTTAAAATGCTTCATGACTACAGATATGGACACACTTGTGTTGGAAAATTTCATCATCGCCAAAGAAAAACAACCTGAAGTGGTGATGAAAGCTAAGTGGGAGAGCGCTTATGCAGAAGACTAA
- a CDS encoding DUF5989 family protein, with protein MLDILKDLLRFLGRHKKWWLLPILLFLILFGALVIYAQGSAVAPFVYSFF; from the coding sequence ATGCTTGATATTTTAAAAGACCTCTTGCGCTTTTTGGGACGCCATAAGAAATGGTGGCTGCTTCCCATTCTTCTATTCTTAATTCTCTTTGGAGCGCTGGTTATCTACGCTCAGGGAAGTGCGGTAGCACCTTTTGTTTATTCATTCTTTTAA